From a region of the Streptomyces tirandamycinicus genome:
- a CDS encoding polysaccharide biosynthesis tyrosine autokinase codes for MDLRDYLRVLSRRWRAITVLTLLGTAAGMLLTYTAVPEYRATAKLFVSLQGGTEADTSQLAQGNVFTQARVRSYAEVAASPLVTGHVVRQLKLKMSPAELSGRISAAAQPDTVLLQLTVTDTRAARAARISNAVAERFTEVIRGLERPAYAEASPVRLSITEPAAVPTRPFSPRPAVNIALGLLAGLVLGAAFALARETLDTSVRTSKALTDALAGVGGPPVLGSIVHDPHATTRPLALRDDMHGLRAEGFRRLRTCLQFVDVDRPPKVIAVTSPLSGEGKTSVAINLAATLAETGASVCLVDTDLRRPSTARTLGLIRDAGLTTALIGRAEVGQLLQSAGSFSVLTSGAVPPNPTELLGSAQLRAVLRGLAEKFDHVVVDTAPVLPVADAAVIASEVDGYLLVVRASRTSRDQVAEALRALRHVGASVVGTVLNMASPKEDRGAHGYAYEYRPQYHATGRFARLARFVRRRPAGTGRRPGLAGIARVLRRRRSTGAAPSLPIPGGGPGARLGSPATAPADEPPRPVAVERSVQ; via the coding sequence TTGGACCTTCGCGACTACCTACGAGTCCTCTCTCGCCGCTGGCGCGCCATCACCGTGCTGACGCTGCTCGGTACGGCGGCCGGCATGCTCCTCACGTACACGGCCGTCCCCGAGTACCGGGCCACCGCCAAGCTCTTCGTCTCGCTCCAGGGCGGCACCGAAGCCGACACCAGCCAGCTCGCGCAGGGCAATGTGTTCACCCAGGCCCGAGTCCGGTCGTACGCCGAGGTGGCCGCGAGCCCGCTGGTGACGGGGCACGTCGTGCGGCAGCTGAAGCTGAAGATGTCGCCGGCCGAGCTGAGCGGCAGGATCAGCGCGGCCGCCCAGCCCGACACCGTGCTGCTCCAGCTCACCGTCACCGACACGCGGGCGGCCCGGGCGGCGCGGATCAGCAACGCCGTCGCCGAACGGTTCACCGAGGTGATCCGCGGTCTCGAGCGCCCGGCCTACGCGGAGGCGTCGCCGGTGCGGCTGAGCATCACCGAACCGGCCGCCGTGCCCACTCGGCCCTTCTCGCCGCGGCCGGCCGTGAACATCGCGCTCGGGCTCCTGGCCGGACTGGTCCTCGGCGCCGCCTTCGCCCTGGCGCGGGAGACCCTGGACACGTCGGTACGCACCTCCAAGGCGCTGACCGACGCCCTGGCCGGCGTCGGCGGACCGCCCGTGCTCGGCAGCATCGTGCACGACCCCCACGCCACCACCCGCCCGCTTGCGCTCCGCGACGACATGCACGGGCTGCGCGCCGAGGGCTTCCGGCGGCTGCGCACCTGCCTGCAGTTCGTGGACGTGGACCGGCCGCCGAAGGTGATCGCGGTGACCAGCCCGCTGTCCGGCGAGGGAAAGACCAGCGTGGCGATCAACCTCGCCGCGACCCTGGCCGAGACCGGCGCCTCGGTGTGCCTGGTCGACACCGACCTGCGCCGGCCTTCCACCGCCCGCACCCTGGGCCTGATCCGCGACGCCGGACTGACCACCGCGCTGATCGGCCGGGCCGAGGTGGGCCAACTGCTCCAGTCCGCGGGTTCCTTCTCCGTGCTGACCAGCGGCGCGGTGCCACCGAACCCCACCGAGCTGCTGGGCAGCGCGCAGCTGAGGGCCGTACTGCGCGGCCTCGCAGAGAAGTTCGACCATGTCGTGGTGGACACCGCCCCGGTGCTCCCGGTCGCGGACGCCGCCGTGATCGCCTCCGAGGTCGACGGCTACCTCCTGGTCGTACGGGCCTCCCGCACCAGCCGCGACCAGGTCGCCGAGGCTCTGCGCGCGCTGCGGCACGTGGGCGCCTCCGTGGTCGGCACGGTCCTGAACATGGCGTCGCCGAAGGAGGACCGCGGCGCTCACGGATACGCCTACGAGTACCGACCGCAGTACCACGCGACCGGCCGGTTCGCCCGCCTCGCGAGGTTCGTCCGCCGCCGCCCGGCCGGGACCGGCCGCCGCCCCGGACTGGCCGGGATCGCCCGGGTCCTCAGGCGCCGGCGTTCCACCGGTGCCGCCCCGTCCCTGCCGATCCCCGGCGGCGGGCCCGGCGCCCGCCTCGGCTCCCCGGCCACCGCGCCCGCCGACGAGCCGCCGCGCCCGGTGGCCGTCGAACGGAGCGTGCAGTGA
- a CDS encoding glutaminyl-peptide cyclotransferase, with protein MRVAFTAPAAVLALAAGASVSSCAADGGAGGRGPEVRGRATAPVERLRVEVVQTLPHDPEAFTQGLEMAHGTLYESTGIAGRSAIASGRPGAPPARRVPLPAPLFGEGITVIGPTLWQLTWRDGVAIERDTGTLAELRRVPYDREGWGICHQPHRGRLVTSDGSSRLDFRDPATLRRKGSVVVTLDGRPVDRLNELECVGDTVYANVWTTDRIVRIDADTGRVTAEIAASGLLGAAERRRADVLNGIAAVPGTGQFLLTGKWWPKMFRVRFVPAAHAPGPSGAAPRSPAATVRTPAATVRTAAATVRPPTTFAPSPTATVQSPTTTVR; from the coding sequence ATGCGTGTCGCGTTCACGGCCCCCGCGGCCGTCCTGGCGCTCGCCGCAGGCGCCTCGGTGAGTTCGTGCGCGGCGGACGGTGGTGCCGGTGGCCGGGGTCCGGAGGTGCGTGGCCGGGCCACGGCACCGGTCGAACGCCTGCGGGTGGAGGTCGTCCAGACGCTGCCGCACGACCCGGAGGCCTTCACCCAGGGCCTGGAGATGGCCCACGGCACGCTCTACGAGAGCACGGGTATCGCCGGCCGGTCGGCGATCGCATCGGGACGGCCGGGGGCCCCGCCCGCACGGCGCGTGCCGCTCCCGGCGCCGCTGTTCGGTGAAGGGATCACCGTGATCGGGCCGACGCTGTGGCAGCTGACCTGGCGCGACGGCGTCGCGATCGAACGCGACACCGGGACCCTGGCGGAGCTGCGGCGGGTGCCCTACGACCGCGAGGGCTGGGGAATCTGCCACCAGCCCCACCGGGGCCGCCTGGTGACGAGCGACGGCTCCTCCCGGCTCGACTTCCGGGACCCCGCGACCCTCAGGAGGAAGGGCTCGGTCGTCGTCACGCTCGACGGGCGGCCGGTGGACCGGCTCAACGAACTGGAGTGCGTCGGCGACACCGTGTACGCCAACGTCTGGACCACCGACCGGATCGTGCGGATCGACGCCGACACCGGACGTGTGACGGCGGAGATCGCCGCGTCCGGTCTGCTCGGTGCGGCCGAGCGGCGGCGCGCGGACGTCCTCAACGGGATCGCGGCCGTCCCCGGGACCGGTCAGTTCCTGTTGACCGGCAAGTGGTGGCCGAAGATGTTCCGGGTGCGGTTCGTGCCCGCGGCGCATGCTCCGGGGCCCTCGGGCGCGGCCCCCCGCTCACCGGCCGCCACCGTCCGGACCCCGGCCGCCACCGTCCGGACCGCGGCCGCCACCGTGCGGCCGCCCACCACTTTCGCCCCATCCCCCACCGCCACCGTTCAGTCCCCCACCACCACGGTCCGCTGA
- a CDS encoding nucleobase:cation symporter-2 family protein, producing MAAEPRFRKDADADADGDAHAGADGYPDGYPDAGVDGYADAAPDDRRSPSPDDRGHPVDEDRRHPVDETLPPFRMFTSGLQHVAAMYAGVVAPPMIVGPAVGLGARDTAFLMGASLFTAGIATLLQTLGFWKVGARLPFVNGVSFAGVTPMIAIGRDRGYDGIAVIFGAIIVASVLGFVLTPYFSKLVRFFPPVVTGTVITLIGVSLLPVAFNWAQGGDSAAPGYGSAENIGMAALTLVIVLALRRLLRGFLQQIAILLGLVAGTLIAVPLGMTGLDALRGADVFGFPTPFHFGAPQFEVAAIVSMCIVMLVCMTESTADMLALGRIVDRPADERTIEGGLRADTLGSAISPLFNGFMCSAFAQNIGLVAMTKVRSRYVVAAGGGILILLGLCPVAASVIALVPLPVLGGAGVVLFGSVAASGIQTLAAAALEKGENALIVAASVGIGLIPIAAPGFYHAFPKDLLVVLDSGISTGCVVAIVLNLAFNHLGGTRARSAQAAPGEPGREPDPVPVH from the coding sequence GTGGCAGCCGAGCCGAGGTTCCGCAAAGACGCAGATGCAGACGCAGACGGAGACGCACACGCGGGCGCAGACGGGTACCCAGACGGGTACCCAGACGCAGGCGTGGACGGGTACGCGGACGCTGCGCCCGACGACCGCCGGTCCCCTTCCCCCGACGACCGAGGGCACCCGGTCGACGAGGACCGCAGGCACCCGGTCGACGAGACGCTGCCGCCCTTCAGGATGTTCACCAGCGGCCTCCAGCACGTGGCCGCCATGTACGCGGGAGTCGTCGCCCCGCCCATGATCGTGGGGCCCGCCGTGGGCCTCGGCGCCCGGGACACCGCGTTCCTCATGGGCGCGAGCCTCTTCACCGCCGGTATCGCCACCCTGCTGCAGACGCTGGGCTTCTGGAAGGTCGGCGCCCGGCTCCCCTTCGTCAACGGCGTCTCGTTCGCCGGTGTCACCCCGATGATCGCCATCGGCAGGGACCGCGGCTACGACGGCATCGCCGTGATCTTCGGCGCGATCATCGTCGCCAGTGTGCTCGGCTTCGTGCTCACACCGTACTTCTCCAAGCTCGTACGGTTCTTCCCGCCCGTCGTCACCGGCACCGTGATCACCCTGATCGGCGTCTCCCTGCTGCCCGTCGCCTTCAACTGGGCCCAGGGCGGCGACTCCGCGGCGCCCGGCTACGGTTCGGCGGAGAACATCGGCATGGCCGCGCTCACCCTCGTCATCGTGCTCGCGCTGCGGAGACTGCTACGCGGGTTCCTGCAGCAGATCGCCATTCTCCTCGGCCTCGTCGCCGGCACGCTGATCGCCGTCCCGCTCGGGATGACCGGCCTGGACGCCCTGCGCGGCGCGGACGTGTTCGGCTTCCCCACCCCGTTCCACTTCGGCGCCCCGCAGTTCGAGGTCGCCGCGATCGTCTCCATGTGCATCGTGATGCTCGTCTGCATGACCGAGTCGACCGCCGACATGCTCGCCCTCGGCAGGATAGTGGACCGTCCGGCCGACGAGCGGACCATCGAGGGCGGACTGCGCGCCGACACCCTGGGCAGCGCGATCAGTCCCCTCTTCAACGGCTTCATGTGCAGCGCCTTCGCGCAGAACATCGGCCTGGTCGCGATGACCAAGGTCCGCAGCCGCTACGTCGTGGCCGCCGGCGGCGGCATCCTCATTCTGCTGGGGCTCTGCCCCGTCGCGGCCTCCGTCATCGCCCTGGTCCCGCTGCCGGTCCTCGGCGGCGCGGGCGTCGTCCTCTTCGGCTCGGTCGCCGCCAGCGGCATCCAGACACTGGCCGCGGCGGCCCTGGAGAAGGGCGAGAACGCGCTGATCGTGGCGGCCTCCGTGGGCATCGGGCTGATCCCGATCGCGGCGCCGGGGTTCTACCACGCCTTCCCGAAGGACCTCCTGGTGGTGCTCGACTCCGGCATCTCGACCGGCTGCGTGGTCGCCATCGTGCTCAACCTGGCCTTCAACCACCTGGGCGGCACCCGGGCGCGATCCGCCCAGGCGGCACCGGGGGAGCCGGGGCGGGAGCCGGATCCGGTTCCGGTGCACTGA
- a CDS encoding GDP-L-fucose synthase family protein: MTAAVAAPYGAVHRPLDRSARVFVAGSRGLVGSAVRRRLAREGFTDLVGPGSAELDLRERREVFEWFAAARPDVVVLAAARVGGIRANATRPAVFLSDNLRIQVNVLDAALEHGVERLLFLGSSCIYPKLAPQPIREEALLTGPLEPTNDAYAIAKIAGIQQVQAVRRQHGLPWICAMPTNLYGPGDNFHPEHSHVLPSLIRRFDEARRAGARRVVNWGSGTPRREFLHVDDLARACLHLLEHYDADGPVNVGTGTDLTVREAAELVAEVVGYRGTLAWDPGQPDGTPRKLLDVSRITALGWEPRIGLREGLEGTYAWYAEHLGSGALRH, translated from the coding sequence GTGACCGCCGCGGTGGCCGCGCCGTACGGAGCGGTCCACCGGCCCCTGGACCGGTCGGCCCGGGTGTTCGTGGCCGGGAGTCGGGGCCTCGTCGGGTCGGCGGTGCGGCGGCGTCTGGCGAGGGAGGGTTTCACCGATCTGGTGGGGCCCGGTTCGGCGGAACTCGACCTGCGCGAGCGCCGGGAGGTCTTCGAGTGGTTCGCCGCGGCCCGGCCGGACGTGGTGGTGCTCGCCGCCGCCCGCGTCGGCGGTATCAGGGCCAACGCCACCCGCCCGGCCGTCTTCCTCTCCGACAACCTGCGGATCCAGGTCAATGTGCTGGACGCCGCGCTGGAGCACGGGGTCGAACGGCTCCTTTTCCTGGGTTCCAGCTGCATCTACCCCAAGCTCGCGCCCCAGCCCATCCGGGAGGAGGCGCTCCTCACCGGACCGCTGGAGCCGACCAACGACGCCTACGCCATCGCCAAGATCGCCGGAATCCAGCAGGTCCAGGCGGTGCGGCGGCAGCACGGCCTGCCGTGGATCTGCGCCATGCCGACCAACCTGTACGGCCCCGGGGACAACTTCCACCCGGAGCACTCCCATGTGCTGCCGTCGCTGATCCGGCGCTTCGACGAGGCTCGCAGGGCAGGGGCGCGGCGGGTCGTGAACTGGGGCTCCGGGACGCCGCGGCGGGAGTTCCTGCACGTGGACGACCTGGCCCGGGCCTGCCTTCACCTGCTGGAGCACTACGACGCCGACGGCCCCGTCAACGTCGGAACCGGCACCGACCTGACCGTCCGGGAGGCCGCGGAGCTGGTCGCGGAGGTGGTCGGCTACCGGGGGACCCTCGCCTGGGACCCGGGGCAGCCGGACGGGACCCCCCGCAAACTGCTGGACGTCTCCCGGATCACCGCGCTGGGCTGGGAACCGCGGATCGGCCTGCGGGAGGGCCTCGAAGGCACCTACGCGTGGTACGCGGAACACCTCGGCTCGGGGGCGCTGCGGCACTGA
- the uraH gene encoding hydroxyisourate hydrolase, with translation MSTETTASVSTHILDTSAGRPAEGVAVSLSAREGSGGEWTALGGSATDADGRCKDLPALPEGTTHVRLDFETGPYFAKKQAEAQQDAPANRDSGAFFPEVAITFAVVPGEHFHVPLLLNPFGYSVYRGS, from the coding sequence ATGAGCACCGAGACCACGGCGTCCGTGTCCACCCACATCCTGGACACCAGCGCCGGCCGCCCCGCCGAGGGCGTCGCCGTGTCCCTGTCGGCCCGCGAGGGTTCCGGGGGCGAGTGGACGGCACTCGGCGGATCCGCGACCGACGCGGACGGCCGGTGCAAGGACCTGCCGGCGCTGCCGGAGGGCACCACCCACGTACGGCTCGACTTCGAGACCGGGCCGTACTTCGCGAAGAAGCAAGCCGAGGCCCAGCAGGACGCCCCCGCGAATCGGGACAGCGGTGCGTTCTTCCCGGAGGTGGCGATCACGTTCGCCGTCGTGCCGGGCGAGCACTTCCACGTACCGCTGCTGCTCAACCCGTTCGGCTACTCCGTTTACCGAGGGAGCTAG
- the pucL gene encoding factor-independent urate hydroxylase — protein sequence MTATSRPGRPVLLGQNQYGKAENRVVKITRDGGTHHIKDLNVSVALSGDMDDVHYSGSNASVLPTDTTKNTVYAFAKEYGIESAEQFGIHLARHFVTSQEPIHRARIRIEEYAWERIDASDANSKFIGADEVRHSFVRKGQETRLTQITYDGESWEVVSGLKDLVVMNSTNSEFWGYVKDRYTTLQEAYDRILATEVSGRWRFNWTDDEQKAPNWEKSYEQVRKHMLQAFAETYSLSLQQTLYQMGARIINSRAEIDEVRFSLPNKHHFLVDLEPFGLKNDNEVYFAADRPYGLIEATILRDGAEARIPVDLTNL from the coding sequence ATGACAGCCACATCCCGACCCGGCCGCCCCGTACTCCTGGGACAGAACCAGTACGGCAAGGCCGAGAACCGCGTCGTGAAGATCACGCGGGACGGCGGCACCCACCACATCAAGGACCTGAACGTCTCGGTCGCGCTCTCCGGCGACATGGACGACGTCCACTACTCCGGTTCGAACGCCAGCGTCCTCCCGACCGACACCACCAAGAACACGGTGTACGCGTTCGCCAAGGAGTACGGGATCGAGTCCGCCGAGCAGTTCGGCATCCACCTCGCCCGCCACTTCGTGACCTCCCAGGAGCCGATCCACCGCGCGCGCATCCGCATCGAGGAGTACGCCTGGGAGCGCATCGACGCCTCCGACGCCAACTCCAAGTTCATCGGCGCGGACGAGGTCAGGCACTCCTTCGTCCGCAAGGGCCAGGAGACCCGCCTCACCCAGATCACCTACGACGGGGAGTCCTGGGAGGTCGTCTCCGGCCTGAAGGACCTGGTCGTGATGAACTCGACCAACTCCGAGTTCTGGGGTTACGTGAAGGACCGGTACACCACCCTGCAGGAGGCGTACGACCGCATCCTGGCGACGGAGGTCTCCGGCCGCTGGCGGTTCAACTGGACCGACGACGAGCAGAAGGCGCCCAACTGGGAGAAGTCCTACGAGCAGGTGAGGAAGCACATGCTGCAGGCCTTCGCCGAGACCTACTCCCTCTCGCTGCAGCAGACGCTGTACCAGATGGGCGCGCGGATCATCAACAGCCGTGCGGAGATCGACGAGGTCCGCTTCTCCCTGCCCAACAAGCACCACTTCCTCGTCGACCTGGAGCCCTTCGGGCTCAAGAACGACAACGAGGTCTACTTCGCCGCCGACCGGCCGTACGGCCTCATCGAGGCGACGATCCTGCGGGACGGCGCGGAGGCGCGGATCCCGGTCGACCTGACCAACCTCTGA
- a CDS encoding SelT/SelW/SelH family protein, with translation MPTADDAPEPGAEPEAAGHRLQIEYCTQCRWLPRAAWLAQELLGTFDRSELAEVALKPGVGGVFVVRVDGELVWDRREQGFPEPTAVKRAVRDRVAPGRTLGHAER, from the coding sequence GTGCCCACGGCAGACGACGCGCCCGAACCCGGAGCGGAGCCGGAAGCGGCCGGCCACCGGCTGCAGATCGAGTACTGCACCCAGTGCCGCTGGCTGCCCCGCGCCGCGTGGCTCGCCCAGGAACTCCTCGGCACCTTCGACCGGTCAGAGCTCGCCGAGGTGGCGCTGAAACCGGGAGTCGGGGGAGTGTTCGTGGTGCGCGTCGACGGCGAGCTGGTCTGGGACCGGCGTGAGCAGGGCTTTCCCGAGCCGACCGCGGTGAAGCGGGCCGTCAGGGACCGGGTCGCGCCGGGGAGGACGCTGGGCCACGCCGAACGGTAG
- a CDS encoding fibronectin type III domain-containing protein produces MQRPLFLAVSACASALLLTACGDGARAVDTRAPSAPGGVTVHAGSATSVHVMWERATDAGGVSGYEVFRDGRRVKSLPAATRMTDVEGLTPAMSYVFTVRAVDTAGNASAHSAPARVTTLALAAGDTRPPGRPGALTGRAEGSRAVTLSWDSSTDDRGVTAYDVHQAGSRIHSVPGTSTTARITGLRPGTAYTFSVRARDAADNSSPGSASLELTTAGAPDAGPDTAPTGLTAVIRRTTPSAHTVELTWTPPETGAPVREHQLFLDGRLATTIVWGAEPPPGRATYTLTVTDRPGTRHSLKLRARLPDGNWGDFSAQRTVVVGD; encoded by the coding sequence GTGCAACGCCCCCTGTTCCTGGCCGTGTCGGCCTGTGCGTCCGCGCTGCTGCTCACGGCGTGCGGGGACGGCGCCCGGGCGGTGGACACCCGTGCCCCCTCCGCGCCGGGCGGCGTCACCGTCCACGCCGGCAGCGCCACGTCCGTGCACGTCATGTGGGAGCGCGCGACCGACGCCGGCGGCGTGAGCGGCTACGAGGTCTTCCGCGACGGCCGGCGGGTCAAGTCCCTCCCGGCGGCCACGCGCATGACCGACGTCGAGGGACTCACCCCCGCCATGTCGTATGTGTTCACCGTGCGCGCCGTCGACACCGCCGGCAACGCGTCGGCCCACAGCGCGCCGGCCCGCGTCACCACGCTCGCCCTCGCCGCCGGGGACACCCGCCCGCCCGGCCGTCCGGGAGCGCTCACCGGCCGCGCCGAGGGCAGCCGTGCGGTCACCCTGTCCTGGGACTCCTCGACCGACGACCGGGGGGTGACGGCGTACGACGTCCACCAGGCCGGCTCCCGCATCCACAGCGTGCCCGGCACCTCCACCACGGCCCGGATCACCGGTCTGCGGCCCGGCACGGCCTACACGTTCAGCGTCCGTGCCCGGGACGCGGCCGACAACTCCTCACCGGGCAGCGCCTCGCTCGAACTGACGACCGCCGGAGCCCCGGACGCGGGCCCCGACACGGCCCCCACCGGGCTCACCGCGGTCATCCGGCGCACCACCCCTTCGGCCCACACGGTCGAGCTGACCTGGACCCCGCCGGAGACCGGCGCCCCCGTCCGGGAGCACCAGCTCTTCCTCGACGGCCGGCTCGCCACGACGATCGTCTGGGGTGCCGAGCCCCCGCCCGGCCGGGCGACGTACACCCTCACCGTGACCGACCGGCCCGGCACCCGCCACTCGCTGAAGCTGCGCGCCAGACTCCCGGACGGGAACTGGGGGGACTTCTCGGCTCAGCGGACCGTGGTGGTGGGGGACTGA
- a CDS encoding LPXTG cell wall anchor domain-containing protein has protein sequence MPRRSVRRLVVAAAAASLVAAAPLIAAQPAFAQYPPAPNLTIQDDDLVLEPGQEVAFTGRGFEPGEPVTGRLAPAGGGGAPGGAGAAGALGRSAAVVPPAFTAADPDSRPTPTGSKSPMAGDGDRPVVELGRWTADANGIVDSTVIIPEGTREGAYYFQLAGENSDLVLSARVTIDEDGDGDDDDHGDGDGDGDHGRPGHGDGDHGRPGHDDDRGHHGGHDRDGRDHDGRDHDDDDDDNGGKSDHDDSSDDGKEKLADTGSSDGTVALLTATGGLLLLGGGALVVAKRRRNASQRG, from the coding sequence ATGCCCAGACGCTCCGTACGACGACTCGTCGTGGCCGCCGCTGCCGCGAGCCTTGTCGCCGCAGCCCCGTTGATCGCCGCCCAGCCGGCGTTCGCGCAGTACCCGCCCGCTCCCAACCTGACCATCCAGGACGACGACCTCGTCCTGGAGCCCGGCCAGGAGGTCGCCTTCACCGGGCGCGGCTTCGAGCCGGGTGAGCCGGTCACCGGCCGTCTCGCACCGGCCGGCGGCGGAGGCGCGCCCGGCGGCGCAGGTGCTGCCGGCGCACTGGGCCGGTCCGCGGCGGTCGTCCCGCCGGCCTTCACGGCGGCCGACCCCGATTCCCGCCCCACGCCGACCGGGTCCAAGAGCCCCATGGCCGGTGACGGCGACCGGCCCGTCGTGGAACTGGGCAGGTGGACCGCCGACGCGAACGGCATCGTGGACTCGACGGTCATCATCCCCGAGGGGACCCGGGAGGGCGCCTACTACTTCCAGCTCGCCGGAGAGAATTCCGACCTCGTCCTCAGTGCCCGGGTGACCATCGACGAAGACGGCGACGGCGATGACGACGACCACGGCGACGGCGACGGCGACGGCGACCACGGGCGTCCCGGCCACGGCGACGGCGACCACGGGCGTCCCGGCCACGACGACGACCGCGGACACCACGGCGGCCACGACCGCGACGGTCGCGATCACGACGGTCGCGACCACGACGATGACGACGACGACAACGGCGGCAAGTCCGACCACGACGACTCCTCGGACGACGGCAAGGAGAAGCTGGCCGACACCGGCTCGTCCGACGGAACGGTGGCCCTGCTGACCGCGACCGGCGGTCTGCTGCTGCTCGGGGGCGGCGCGCTGGTCGTCGCCAAGCGCCGGCGCAACGCCTCCCAGCGGGGCTGA
- a CDS encoding 8-oxoguanine deaminase, with translation MAASAAAPRIVIENCAIATVDAGDTEYASGHIVVTGNRIESVGPGKAPGNLENVVRRVDASGHLATPGLVNTHHHFYQWITRGLATDHNLFDWLVALYPTWARIDEQMAYSAAQGSLAMMARGGVTTAMDHHYVFPRGSGDLSGAIIRAASEMGVRFTLARGSMDRSEKDGGLPPDFAVETLEGALAATEETIDKHHDASFDAMTQIAVAPCSPFSVSTELLRQGAELARRKGVRLHTHGSETVEEEKFCHELFGMGPTQYFESTGWLGEDVWMAHCVHMNDSDIEAFARTKTGVAHCPSSNARLAAGIARVPDMLKAGVPVGLGVDGTASNESGELHTELRNALLVNRLNPVHREAALTARQALRLGTYGGAEVLGRATQIGSLEPGKLADLVLWKLDTLAHASIADPVAALVLGAAAPVTLSLVGGEPVVENGRLLKADEDAIARSTRDEAQRLARIAAQA, from the coding sequence ATGGCAGCATCGGCAGCAGCCCCGCGCATCGTCATCGAGAACTGCGCGATCGCGACCGTGGACGCCGGCGACACCGAGTACGCCTCCGGGCACATCGTCGTCACCGGCAACCGCATCGAGTCCGTCGGCCCCGGCAAGGCCCCCGGGAACCTGGAGAACGTGGTCCGCCGCGTCGACGCCTCCGGCCACCTGGCCACCCCCGGCCTGGTCAACACGCACCACCACTTCTACCAGTGGATCACCCGCGGCCTCGCCACCGACCACAACCTGTTCGACTGGCTGGTCGCGCTCTACCCGACCTGGGCGCGCATCGACGAGCAGATGGCCTACTCCGCGGCGCAGGGCTCCCTGGCCATGATGGCGCGCGGCGGAGTCACCACCGCGATGGACCACCACTACGTCTTCCCGCGGGGCTCCGGCGACCTCTCCGGCGCCATCATCCGGGCCGCGTCCGAGATGGGCGTCCGCTTCACCCTGGCCCGGGGCTCGATGGACCGCAGCGAGAAGGACGGCGGGCTGCCGCCGGACTTCGCCGTGGAGACCCTCGAAGGCGCCCTGGCCGCCACCGAGGAGACCATCGACAAGCACCACGACGCCTCCTTCGACGCGATGACGCAGATCGCCGTCGCCCCCTGCTCCCCCTTCTCGGTCTCCACCGAGTTGCTCAGGCAGGGCGCCGAACTGGCCCGCCGCAAGGGGGTACGCCTCCACACCCACGGCAGCGAGACCGTGGAGGAGGAGAAGTTCTGCCACGAGCTCTTCGGCATGGGGCCCACCCAGTACTTCGAGTCCACCGGCTGGCTCGGCGAGGACGTGTGGATGGCGCACTGCGTCCACATGAACGACTCCGACATCGAGGCGTTCGCCCGGACGAAGACCGGTGTCGCCCACTGCCCCTCGTCCAACGCCCGCCTCGCCGCCGGGATCGCCCGCGTTCCCGACATGCTGAAGGCCGGTGTCCCGGTCGGACTCGGTGTCGACGGCACGGCCTCCAACGAGTCCGGCGAACTGCACACCGAACTGCGCAACGCACTGCTCGTCAACCGCCTCAACCCGGTGCACCGGGAAGCGGCGCTGACCGCGCGTCAGGCGCTGCGCCTGGGTACGTACGGCGGCGCCGAGGTCCTCGGCCGCGCCACGCAGATCGGCTCTCTGGAGCCGGGCAAGCTCGCCGACCTGGTCCTGTGGAAGCTGGACACCCTGGCCCACGCCTCCATCGCCGACCCGGTGGCCGCCCTGGTCCTCGGTGCGGCGGCCCCGGTCACGCTCTCCCTCGTCGGCGGTGAGCCGGTCGTCGAGAACGGCCGGCTGCTCAAGGCCGACGAGGACGCCATCGCCCGCTCCACGCGGGACGAGGCCCAGCGCCTCGCGCGGATCGCCGCGCAGGCCTGA
- the uraD gene encoding 2-oxo-4-hydroxy-4-carboxy-5-ureidoimidazoline decarboxylase: MSSTSVPGLTRFNTSTDSEARSALHEVCASTAWGSALLARRPYATVEALLAAGDAAMAELTAEDLAEAMAGHPPIGRPKPGDPTSSREQSGMAGASEELKAEMLELNLAYQEKFGHVFLICATGRTGEQMRDAVRERIDHSPEREREIVRAELGKINRIRLTRLVEEESA, encoded by the coding sequence GTGTCTTCGACTTCCGTACCGGGCCTCACCCGGTTCAACACCTCGACGGACAGCGAGGCCCGGTCCGCGCTGCACGAGGTGTGTGCCAGTACGGCATGGGGCAGCGCGCTGCTGGCCCGGCGCCCCTACGCCACCGTCGAGGCCCTCCTCGCCGCCGGCGACGCCGCCATGGCCGAGCTGACCGCCGAGGATCTGGCCGAGGCGATGGCGGGGCACCCGCCGATCGGCCGGCCGAAGCCCGGGGACCCGACCTCCTCCCGCGAGCAGAGCGGGATGGCCGGTGCCTCCGAGGAGCTCAAGGCCGAGATGCTCGAACTCAACCTGGCCTACCAGGAGAAGTTCGGCCATGTGTTCCTGATCTGCGCCACCGGCCGTACCGGTGAGCAGATGAGGGACGCCGTCCGGGAGCGGATCGACCACTCGCCCGAGCGGGAGCGGGAGATCGTCCGCGCCGAACTGGGGAAGATCAACCGGATCCGGCTGACCCGTCTCGTGGAGGAGGAGAGCGCATGA